A single window of Paenibacillus sp. SYP-B4298 DNA harbors:
- the recN gene encoding DNA repair protein RecN, translating into MLRELSIRNLAVIESTVVNFYKGFHVLTGETGAGKSILIDALGLVIGGRGAADMIRHGCERAEIEAMFDLPAMHPVWEKLSKYGIPANPEELLVIRRELSVQGKSVSRVNGQIVNLAALREIGEHLVNLHGQHEHQSLLKPEQHLEWLDIYAGIPLLEKKTQYREVFRNYQQVKAKLRELEENSRQNFQMLDLYRFQMEEIRAAKLKPGEDEALAEEKRKLTHAERRMDYASESYSLLYNGGGLDAISKAIHKLEEIQAYDPAELDPLLEQLRSAFYQAEDAAFQLRNYRDLIESNPEQLDAIEERLDLIHTLKRKYGETIPEIIDYLNKITYEVDKLENRDEHLGRLRDEAAQLQQKALKLALKLSELRRHAAGRLSESVEAELKQLHMERTVFRIELNQQYDSNEEYRLSLQGIDEAVFVISPNPGEPLKPLHKIASGGEMSRIMLAMKAIFAQLDQVPVLIFDEVDTGVSGRAAQAIAEKMSQLSKQCQVFSITHLPQVACMADHHYEIKKQIKGERTATSVTPLQLNNRIEELARMLGGVEVTEKTRHHAQEMLDLAHRKKGA; encoded by the coding sequence ATGCTTCGAGAACTGTCTATTCGCAATTTGGCTGTTATTGAATCAACCGTTGTCAATTTTTACAAAGGATTTCATGTGCTGACTGGTGAGACCGGGGCAGGGAAGTCTATATTAATTGATGCGCTTGGCCTTGTCATCGGAGGGCGCGGAGCGGCTGATATGATACGTCACGGATGTGAACGGGCGGAGATCGAAGCGATGTTTGATCTTCCGGCGATGCACCCGGTATGGGAGAAGCTATCCAAATATGGCATACCGGCTAACCCCGAGGAGCTACTGGTGATCCGAAGGGAGCTGTCGGTTCAGGGCAAGAGTGTCAGTCGTGTCAACGGCCAGATTGTGAACTTAGCCGCTCTGCGGGAAATCGGCGAGCATCTGGTCAATCTGCATGGTCAGCATGAACATCAATCGCTGCTCAAGCCGGAACAGCATCTGGAGTGGCTGGATATATACGCAGGGATACCGCTGTTGGAGAAGAAGACCCAGTATCGAGAGGTATTCCGCAATTATCAGCAGGTGAAGGCGAAGCTGCGTGAACTGGAGGAGAACTCGCGGCAAAACTTTCAAATGCTTGATCTATACCGGTTTCAGATGGAGGAGATTCGAGCGGCGAAGCTCAAGCCAGGCGAGGATGAAGCATTGGCTGAAGAGAAGCGGAAATTGACGCATGCAGAGCGAAGGATGGATTATGCTTCGGAATCATACTCCCTTCTCTATAACGGTGGAGGGCTGGATGCAATCAGCAAAGCGATTCATAAGCTTGAGGAGATTCAGGCTTATGACCCTGCGGAGCTTGACCCGCTGCTGGAGCAGCTTCGTTCCGCTTTTTATCAAGCTGAGGATGCTGCATTCCAGCTTCGCAATTATCGTGATCTCATTGAATCCAATCCGGAGCAACTGGATGCTATTGAGGAACGACTGGACTTGATTCATACTTTAAAGCGTAAATACGGAGAGACGATTCCTGAAATTATAGATTATCTGAACAAAATTACGTATGAAGTAGACAAGCTTGAGAACCGTGATGAGCATCTGGGTCGATTGCGGGATGAAGCGGCACAGTTGCAACAGAAGGCGCTGAAGCTTGCACTGAAGCTGTCTGAGCTTCGTCGGCATGCTGCTGGCCGATTGTCCGAATCGGTGGAGGCTGAGCTGAAGCAGCTTCATATGGAGCGCACCGTGTTCCGTATCGAGCTGAATCAGCAATACGACAGTAATGAAGAATATCGTTTGAGCTTGCAAGGAATCGATGAGGCAGTTTTCGTCATTTCGCCCAATCCGGGCGAGCCGCTCAAGCCCTTGCATAAGATTGCCTCTGGTGGAGAGATGTCACGGATTATGCTGGCGATGAAGGCTATTTTTGCTCAGTTGGACCAGGTGCCTGTACTTATCTTTGATGAGGTGGATACAGGAGTGAGCGGACGGGCTGCACAGGCAATTGCGGAGAAGATGTCCCAGTTATCCAAGCAATGCCAGGTGTTTTCGATTACGCATCTGCCTCAGGTTGCTTGCATGGCTGATCATCATTATGAGATCAAGAAGCAGATCAAGGGAGAGCGAACAGCTACCTCCGTCACTCCGCTGCAGCTTAACAATCGAATTGAAGAGCTTGCTCGAATGCTTGGAGGGGTTGAAGTGACAGAGAAAACACGTCACCATGCACAGGAAATGCTTGATTTGGCCCATCGTAAAAAAGGGGCGTAA
- the spoIVB gene encoding SpoIVB peptidase has translation MIGVSAPFQHYAAFPSELRMFSGQQTKLDYAMPVHARLSLTHPELVKINGSAQQHVDVDMNQPISLEPLQSGQGKMTLKLFGSIPVKTVHVQVMPELRVIPGGQTIGVKVKSAGIMVVGHHQVATASDHKTSPGEEADVKLGDLIVDINGQHINEVSKVASIVEQAGKAKAPLKLRIKRNNQMIERSITPAFDTEDQAWRLGLYIRDSAAGVGTLTFYAPTQGVYGALGHVITDMDTQTAIEVEDGQVLQSSVTSINKSQHGEPGEKRAHFLKEGKVLGNVVRNTPFGIFGDMKSTPTHGYSNKPIPVAFAEEVKEGPAEILTVIGGQKVEKFQIEIVHVTKQTSPATKGMVIKITDKRLIDNTGGIVQGMSGSPILQNGKLVGAVTHVFVNDPTSGYGCFIEWMLQDAGVLVKRKDSDLKAG, from the coding sequence ATGATCGGCGTTTCAGCCCCTTTCCAACATTATGCCGCTTTCCCTAGCGAGCTTAGAATGTTTTCGGGACAGCAAACAAAACTCGATTATGCGATGCCTGTTCATGCCCGCTTATCCTTAACCCATCCAGAGCTGGTGAAAATAAATGGTTCGGCTCAACAGCATGTAGATGTTGATATGAATCAGCCCATTTCACTCGAACCTCTACAGAGCGGACAAGGGAAAATGACACTGAAGCTGTTCGGTTCGATTCCAGTCAAAACGGTTCATGTACAAGTGATGCCGGAATTAAGGGTAATACCAGGTGGTCAGACCATCGGGGTCAAGGTGAAATCTGCAGGCATCATGGTTGTGGGGCATCATCAGGTGGCTACAGCATCAGATCATAAAACTTCACCTGGCGAAGAAGCGGATGTGAAGCTGGGTGATCTGATTGTGGATATTAATGGTCAACACATTAATGAAGTCAGCAAGGTTGCTTCAATTGTGGAGCAAGCCGGCAAAGCAAAGGCCCCATTGAAGCTTCGCATCAAGCGCAACAATCAAATGATTGAAAGATCCATCACACCAGCCTTTGATACAGAGGATCAAGCATGGAGACTCGGTCTATATATTCGTGATTCTGCTGCTGGTGTCGGTACATTAACTTTTTATGCTCCCACACAAGGAGTATATGGAGCATTGGGGCATGTCATTACCGATATGGACACTCAGACCGCGATTGAAGTTGAGGATGGGCAAGTGTTGCAGTCCAGTGTAACCTCCATTAATAAGAGCCAGCACGGCGAACCTGGGGAAAAAAGAGCGCATTTTCTAAAAGAAGGCAAAGTGCTCGGCAATGTTGTACGCAACACTCCCTTTGGAATATTTGGCGATATGAAGAGCACTCCGACGCATGGTTATAGCAACAAGCCGATTCCGGTCGCCTTTGCCGAAGAGGTTAAAGAAGGTCCGGCAGAGATATTGACTGTAATTGGCGGTCAAAAGGTGGAGAAATTTCAAATTGAAATTGTCCATGTCACCAAGCAAACGTCACCCGCAACGAAAGGAATGGTCATCAAAATTACGGATAAGCGTCTAATTGATAATACAGGCGGTATTGTGCAAGGGATGTCGGGAAGCCCAATACTTCAAAATGGTAAGCTTGTTGGTGCGGTAACTCATGTATTCGTAAATGACCCGACTTCTGGATACGGTTGTTTCATCGAATGGATGCTGCAGGATGCAGGCGTGCTGGTGAAACGGAAGGACTCTGATCTTAAGGCGGGTTAA
- a CDS encoding TlyA family RNA methyltransferase, protein MGAASKERIDVLLVEQGFYDSRVKAKAALMAGLVLVDGERIEKSGTKVPRDAGIVVKGALHPYVSRGGLKLEKAIRHFGLDLAGLTMLDIGASTGGFTDCALQHGATYVYAIDVGYNQLDWSIRQDERVNVMERTNFRYTKPEDLTGPAPDFATIDVSFISLRIILPALAGLLSDGAGVIALIKPQFEAGREKVGKSGVVREQAVHKEVLHQVLGFASELGFGLQGLTFSPITGGEGNIEFLAYMKWLPEQQHAAPEDAFIDGIVMEAAATFKG, encoded by the coding sequence ATGGGTGCAGCAAGCAAAGAGCGTATCGATGTGCTCCTGGTAGAGCAAGGCTTCTATGACAGCCGCGTCAAAGCAAAGGCTGCTCTGATGGCTGGTCTTGTCCTAGTGGATGGCGAGCGGATCGAAAAGAGCGGTACGAAGGTGCCTCGAGACGCAGGTATTGTAGTAAAGGGCGCGCTGCATCCTTATGTAAGCCGCGGGGGCTTGAAGCTGGAGAAGGCGATCAGACATTTCGGGCTTGACCTGGCAGGCTTGACAATGCTCGATATTGGCGCCTCAACCGGGGGCTTCACGGATTGCGCGCTGCAGCACGGGGCGACCTACGTGTACGCGATTGATGTAGGATATAATCAATTGGATTGGTCCATCCGGCAGGACGAGCGAGTCAATGTAATGGAACGAACGAACTTCCGCTACACGAAGCCGGAGGATCTTACAGGGCCTGCGCCTGATTTTGCAACCATTGATGTCTCATTTATATCGTTGCGAATTATTCTGCCTGCATTGGCCGGATTGCTTAGCGATGGAGCCGGGGTGATTGCGCTGATCAAGCCTCAATTCGAGGCTGGAAGAGAAAAAGTCGGGAAATCTGGTGTTGTCAGAGAGCAGGCCGTTCATAAGGAAGTTCTTCATCAGGTGCTGGGATTTGCGTCAGAGCTGGGCTTTGGGCTCCAAGGCTTGACGTTCTCGCCTATTACCGGTGGAGAGGGCAATATTGAATTTCTAGCTTATATGAAATGGTTGCCAGAGCAGCAGCATGCCGCTCCAGAGGATGCGTTCATTGATGGCATCGTTATGGAGGCAGCGGCAACCTTCAAAGGTTAA
- the spo0A gene encoding sporulation transcription factor Spo0A — translation MQKVEVLLADDNREFTNLLSEYISEQSDMEVIGVAYNGEEVLRHLEESHKAPDVLILDIIMPHLDGLGVLERLREMNLSPMPKIIMLTAFGQENITQKAVQLGASYYILKPFDMEILANRIRQLVGTSVVTSSSSYGGSAVSSMKSNVVPIAKGKNLDANITSIIHEIGVPAHIKGYQYLREAITMVYNNIEILGAITKTLYPAIAEKFKTTPSRVERAIRHAIEVAWTRGNIDSISHLFGYTINISKSKPTNSEFIAMVADKLRIEHKVS, via the coding sequence TTGCAAAAAGTTGAAGTGTTGTTGGCCGATGATAATCGCGAGTTCACTAATCTGTTATCTGAGTACATTTCTGAGCAGAGCGATATGGAGGTTATTGGGGTTGCTTACAACGGCGAAGAAGTGCTGCGCCATCTGGAGGAGTCGCATAAGGCGCCTGATGTCTTGATTCTGGATATTATTATGCCGCATCTAGACGGACTTGGTGTATTGGAACGGCTTAGAGAGATGAATCTCTCCCCTATGCCCAAGATTATTATGCTGACTGCATTCGGACAAGAAAACATTACTCAGAAGGCAGTTCAGCTCGGAGCATCCTACTACATACTGAAACCCTTTGACATGGAAATTTTGGCCAATCGTATTCGTCAATTGGTCGGGACTTCTGTGGTCACCTCTTCAAGCAGCTACGGCGGCTCTGCTGTCAGTAGCATGAAATCTAATGTTGTTCCTATAGCCAAAGGCAAAAACCTGGACGCAAATATTACAAGCATCATTCATGAGATTGGTGTACCTGCTCATATTAAAGGCTACCAATATTTGCGGGAAGCGATTACGATGGTGTACAACAATATTGAGATTCTTGGCGCAATTACAAAAACGCTGTACCCGGCGATTGCCGAGAAATTCAAAACAACGCCAAGCCGCGTCGAACGCGCCATCCGTCACGCGATTGAGGTTGCCTGGACGCGCGGCAATATTGACAGCATCAGCCATCTGTTTGGCTACACGATCAACATCAGCAAATCTAAGCCAACCAATAGCGAATTTATCGCGATGGTTGCAGACAAGCTGAGAATTGAGCATAAGGTGTCGTGA
- a CDS encoding polyprenyl synthetase family protein, with amino-acid sequence MARSELDIVQYLNEQAQHVEKTLRHIVPEQWDIPVKLRESMNYSLEAGGKRIRPILVIAAAEAVGHDPAAADSAYPVAAAIELIHTYSLIHDDLPAMDNDDYRRGKPTNHKVYGEAMAILAGDAMLTHAFYCISLAAKNSRVSAETALAIVEDLSVLAGAAGMVGGQVADILGEQGITTLEQLQYIHLHKTSDLIAFSLKAGGRIAGASEEQLEALFEFGRGIGLAFQIQDDILDLIGDEQKLGKKTNSDVEQSKVTYPYLLGLEASQAEVARLTEAAKQRLLSAGLAYPNRLLALADYLVGRDR; translated from the coding sequence ATGGCCAGATCCGAGCTTGATATTGTACAGTATTTGAATGAACAGGCACAGCATGTGGAGAAGACGCTGCGCCATATCGTTCCCGAGCAATGGGATATTCCCGTGAAGCTGCGGGAGTCGATGAATTATTCCCTGGAGGCAGGCGGCAAGCGTATCCGCCCGATATTGGTCATCGCTGCTGCAGAAGCGGTAGGTCATGATCCAGCCGCAGCGGATAGCGCGTATCCTGTCGCAGCGGCGATCGAGCTTATTCATACGTATTCCCTTATTCATGATGACCTGCCGGCAATGGATAACGATGATTACCGTCGGGGCAAGCCAACCAATCATAAGGTGTACGGGGAGGCCATGGCGATACTGGCCGGAGATGCGATGCTTACTCATGCCTTCTATTGTATCTCTCTAGCTGCCAAGAACAGTCGGGTCAGTGCAGAGACGGCGCTAGCCATCGTAGAGGATCTTTCTGTGCTAGCTGGGGCGGCAGGGATGGTCGGCGGCCAGGTGGCCGATATTTTAGGCGAGCAGGGCATTACGACATTAGAGCAACTCCAATATATTCATCTGCATAAGACAAGTGATCTGATCGCCTTCTCGTTGAAGGCCGGGGGTCGGATAGCTGGAGCAAGTGAGGAGCAACTGGAGGCGCTGTTCGAATTTGGCCGTGGAATCGGTCTGGCCTTCCAGATTCAAGATGACATTCTGGATCTGATAGGAGATGAACAGAAGCTGGGCAAGAAGACCAATAGCGACGTGGAGCAAAGCAAGGTGACCTATCCGTATTTGCTGGGCCTTGAGGCAAGCCAGGCGGAAGTGGCCAGGCTGACGGAGGCTGCAAAGCAGCGGCTGTTATCTGCGGGGCTGGCGTATCCGAATCGATTGCTTGCGCTTGCTGATTATCTGGTAGGGAGAGATCGTTAG
- the ahrC gene encoding transcriptional regulator AhrC/ArgR, translated as MKGIRHIKIREIISNDIIETQDELVEALRKAGYQVTQATVSRDIRELQLIKVQTEDGSYKYSLPTEQRYNPIHKLRRAMLDHYVHIDYTDNLVVMKCLPGTANAICVLLDNMEWTEVMGTICGDDTILIICRTKKNSEDIVSRLTSLLN; from the coding sequence ATGAAGGGTATCCGCCATATCAAGATCAGAGAGATTATATCGAATGACATTATCGAAACCCAGGACGAACTGGTCGAAGCGCTGCGCAAAGCGGGCTATCAGGTGACCCAAGCGACCGTGTCAAGAGACATTCGCGAGCTGCAGCTAATCAAGGTGCAGACAGAGGACGGGAGCTACAAATATTCACTACCGACAGAGCAGCGCTACAATCCGATTCATAAGCTGCGCCGCGCTATGCTCGATCATTATGTGCATATTGATTATACAGATAATTTAGTCGTTATGAAGTGCTTGCCCGGAACAGCTAATGCCATCTGTGTCCTGCTGGACAACATGGAATGGACAGAAGTGATGGGCACCATCTGCGGGGACGATACGATCTTAATTATTTGCCGGACGAAGAAGAACAGTGAGGATATTGTAAGTCGCCTCACGTCTTTGCTCAATTAA
- the dxs gene encoding 1-deoxy-D-xylulose-5-phosphate synthase, translated as MLIENINDPNDLKQLSMEQLPQLAEEIRQFLIEKLSSTGGHLAPNLGVVELTLILHYLYNSPEDKIIFDVGHQSYVHKILTGRRDRFDTLRKFKGLCGFVKRAESEHDVWEAGHSSTSLSAAIGMAMARDFKGESNKVIAVIGDGALTGGMALEALNHIGHEKRDLIVVLNDNEMSIAPNVGAIHNYLGRIRSDKHYQKAKDELQHFLNKIPAIGGKLAKTAERVKDSLKYMVVSGMLFEEFGLTYLGPVDGHDLEKLAEVFQQANNVSGPVLVHILTTKGKGYQPAEADSHKWHGISPYKMESGQLLKAVGPPMYTEVFSEALIELAAVDKRIVAVTPAMPGGSGLVKFSELYPGRMIDVGIAEQHAATMSAALAMEGLKPVFAVYSTFLQRAYDQVVHDICRQNLNVIFAIDRAGFVGADGETHHGVYDIPFLRHIPNLVLMMPKDENELRHMMKTAVDYNDGPIAVRYPRVNGRGVDIDAQMKPIPIGSWETLRDGESAVIITLGPMIQVAEEAAELLKRDGLSVKIVNARFIKPLDEEMLVALAKETPHMLVLEEGAVLGGLGSAVLEFYSLRGMDEPIVRLMGIPDEFIEHGSIKEQRQETGLTAEHVAAEIVDLMRGLRHNIRMQRG; from the coding sequence GTGCTGATTGAGAATATTAATGATCCGAATGATTTGAAGCAGTTGAGTATGGAGCAGTTGCCGCAATTAGCAGAGGAGATTCGGCAGTTCCTGATTGAGAAGCTGTCCAGCACAGGCGGGCATCTGGCACCAAATCTTGGTGTGGTGGAGCTGACATTGATTCTGCATTATTTGTACAACAGTCCAGAAGACAAAATCATATTTGACGTAGGCCACCAGTCTTATGTTCACAAAATATTGACGGGTCGCCGCGACCGGTTCGATACATTACGCAAATTTAAAGGGTTGTGTGGATTCGTCAAGCGCGCGGAGAGCGAGCATGATGTGTGGGAGGCTGGCCACAGCAGCACGTCGCTGTCCGCCGCAATCGGCATGGCCATGGCTCGTGACTTCAAGGGCGAGAGCAACAAGGTCATAGCTGTGATCGGGGACGGCGCCTTGACAGGCGGGATGGCTCTGGAGGCGCTCAATCACATCGGTCACGAGAAGCGTGATTTAATTGTGGTGCTTAACGATAACGAGATGTCCATTGCTCCCAACGTAGGAGCGATTCATAATTATTTGGGGCGTATTCGCTCTGACAAGCACTATCAGAAGGCCAAGGATGAGCTCCAGCACTTCCTTAACAAGATTCCTGCGATCGGCGGCAAGCTGGCCAAGACAGCAGAACGGGTCAAGGATAGTCTGAAATATATGGTCGTTTCGGGAATGCTGTTTGAGGAGTTCGGTCTGACTTATCTGGGGCCTGTTGATGGTCATGACCTGGAGAAGCTGGCTGAGGTATTCCAACAGGCCAACAATGTAAGCGGCCCTGTACTGGTTCATATCCTCACAACCAAGGGTAAAGGGTATCAGCCTGCAGAAGCGGATTCTCATAAGTGGCATGGCATTAGTCCGTACAAGATGGAGTCTGGTCAACTGCTTAAAGCAGTCGGTCCGCCTATGTATACCGAGGTTTTCAGCGAAGCGCTCATCGAGCTGGCAGCAGTTGACAAGCGAATTGTAGCCGTTACCCCTGCGATGCCAGGCGGATCAGGGCTAGTCAAGTTCTCGGAGCTGTACCCAGGCAGGATGATTGATGTGGGCATTGCCGAGCAGCATGCGGCAACAATGTCTGCTGCGCTGGCGATGGAGGGACTCAAACCGGTGTTCGCGGTCTATTCCACGTTCTTGCAGCGTGCTTATGATCAGGTAGTGCATGATATTTGCCGTCAAAATCTGAATGTCATCTTTGCTATTGATCGCGCGGGCTTTGTAGGCGCCGACGGTGAAACCCATCATGGTGTCTATGACATTCCGTTCCTTCGTCATATACCGAATCTTGTGCTCATGATGCCGAAGGACGAAAATGAACTTCGTCATATGATGAAGACTGCGGTGGACTATAATGACGGCCCGATCGCTGTGCGCTATCCGCGTGTTAATGGCAGAGGTGTGGATATAGATGCACAGATGAAGCCTATTCCGATCGGATCGTGGGAGACGCTTCGCGATGGCGAATCCGCAGTAATTATTACGTTGGGACCGATGATCCAGGTTGCGGAGGAGGCAGCGGAGCTGCTGAAGCGGGATGGCCTGTCGGTGAAGATTGTCAACGCTCGATTCATTAAACCGCTGGATGAGGAGATGCTGGTGGCGCTAGCGAAGGAGACGCCTCATATGTTGGTGCTGGAGGAAGGCGCCGTCCTGGGAGGCCTTGGGAGCGCCGTACTGGAGTTCTATTCCTTGCGCGGCATGGATGAGCCGATCGTGCGGTTGATGGGGATTCCAGATGAATTCATCGAGCACGGCTCCATCAAGGAGCAGAGACAGGAGACCGGGCTCACTGCTGAACATGTTGCTGCAGAAATTGTAGACCTGATGCGCGGCCTAAGACACAATATTAGAATGCAAAGAGGGTAG